The Pyrenophora tritici-repentis strain M4 chromosome 2, whole genome shotgun sequence genome window below encodes:
- a CDS encoding DM6 domain containing protein produces MSRPLSSAPARTDKMYHDLSRSKARIQLRETIRGETFDGVQITMPPAEIRESMETLRLVTGSFNLASRYPASASLKIISENWDVDMNNFPPVPRGYGGKTFRPAGDASTWDLRLLAFLAILADFTPGQGEYIGTLVNSAVELRSIDKRSKIDLHTVTSTDVVRVIRDMLHSLEEEEKKEDILAARKTKVEYDDKKKAEGKIYKETEQAIYTGLAVGGKEMEQVEKQLKKTALSEQLESDSDEEILTHTERME; encoded by the coding sequence ATGTCCCGGCCGCTGTCAAGCGCCCCTGCACGCACTGACAAGATGTACCATGATCTCAGCCGCAGCAAGGCCCGCATCCAGTTGAGGGAAACCATCCGCGGTGAGACCTTTGACGGCGTTCAAATTACAATGCCGCCGGCAGAAATCCGTGAGAGCATGGAGACGCTGCGCCTCGTTACCGGTAGTTTCAACTTGGCAAGTCGCTATCCCGCATCTGCGTCTCTCAAGATCATCTCGGAGAACTGGGACGTGGACATGAACAACTTTCCACCTGTCCCCCGCGGCTACGGCGGGAAAACCTTTCGCCCAGCTGGTGATGCCTCGACCTGGGACCTCCGTCTACTTGCCTTCCTGGCCATCCTCGCGGACTTTACTCCTGGTCAGGGCGAATACATCGGCACGCTCGTTAATTCAGCCGTTGAGCTCCGAAGTATAGACAAGAGGTCGAAGATAGATCTTCATACTGTTACCTCAACGGATGTCGTCAGGGTTATTCGCGACATGTTGCATTCACttgaagaggaggagaagaaggaagatATCTTGGCTGCTAGGAAGACGAAAGTCGAGTACGATgacaagaagaaggctgAGGGAAAGATCTACAAGGAGACCGAGCAGGCCATATACACAGGTCTGGCTGTTGGTGGCAAGGAGATGGAGCAGGTCGAGAAGCAACTGAAGAAGACTGCACTGTCGGAGCAGTTGGAGTCGGACTCCGACGAGGAGATCCTGACTCACACTGAGCGCATGGAGTAA
- a CDS encoding COG7 domain containing protein encodes MAVSDQKTAPKSTHVADPALAPFLQERFDPADYLNATLPSLSLASRPKPGSAASLAELSSQTQDLLSQLNAHTTRLSAILTQLTDDILRSGGRLAYEVEVLRGEAIGLTETLTDGLKSDVQRFLPGGIKVNTESIDDGVASPAAIPADAQDGDQRPPMALVGDKDTTPEYISDLRTLSTVRSRLETVIKVFGEAMHWTLPPSEVSLGASLISVSAPEPGTDNASREQKGKEFAASLRSEIADLITGDPEGGIEKAEARIQALRDLARVWKGTAEEKARTNVSKPQQQPQQQKSGGFLENLQRIRGFVE; translated from the exons ATGGCAGTATCAGACCAAAAGACGGCACCCAAATCTACACACGTAGCCGATCCTGCGCTTGCGCCATTCCTCCAGGAACGCTTTGACCCTGCCGACTATCTCAATGCCACGCTTCCATCGCTCTCGCTAGCCTCCAGGCCAAAGCCCGGCAGTGCCGCTTCGTTGGCTGAGCTCTCTTCGCAGACGCAAGACCTCCTTTCGCAGCTCAATGCGCATACAACGCGGCTATCGGCGATACTGACACAGTTGACCGATGACATATTGCGAAGCGGTGGGCGACTGGCTTACGAGGTCGAGGTGCTGCGGGGAGAGGCGATAGGGCTTACGGAAACCCTGACAGATGGATTGAAGAGCGATGTCCAGAGATTCTTGCCAGGTGGCATCAAGGTGAACACAGAATCAATAGACGATGGTGTCGCAAGCCCGGCAGCCATACCTGCAGATGCACAAGATGGAGATCAACGGCCGCCGATGGCGTTGGTAGGAGACAAAGACACTACACCGGAATACATTTCCGACCTCCGAACTCTCAGTACGGTCCGCTCGCGGCTCGAGACAGTGATCAAGGTATTCGGTGAAGCCATGCACTGGACATTACCGCCGTCCGAGGTGTCCCTGGGCGCCTCCCTCATCAGTGTCTCAGCTCCTGAGCCCGGCACAGACAACGCCTCCCGAGAGCAAAAGGGCAAGGAGTTTGCTGCCTCACTACGCTCCGAGATTGCCGATCTCATCACCGGTGATCCTGAAGGTGGCATAGAGAAGGCCGAGGCACGGATACAGGCGCTAAGAGACCTGGCGCGGGTCTGGAAGGGTACAGCAGAGGAGAAGGCAAGAACAAA TGTGTCAAAGCCACAACAGCAGCCTCAGCAGCAGAAAAGCGGTGGGTTCCTGGAGAATTTACAGAGGATACGAGGTTTCGTGGAATGA
- a CDS encoding oligonucleotide transporter: MAPDRGSASLENERVGRDGEALEDDALSRSRTEARAYLADQASQPQNFTLRGVLVGLVIGVVICFSNMYFGLQTGWVSGMAMPSALIGFAYFKVVAKTLKLPFTPVENVLIQSVAGSVGTMPLGCGFVGVIPALNYLLKPEENGPLDISLWKLIVWSVGICFFGVVFAVPLRKEMIIREKLKFPSGTATALLIKVLHGDEKSKTMIARERRKAGDEYSDDEEEVQGLLQGSSAQREEHDLRPSLDHGVKEPAQELEDDGDWRSKIRLLLISFGGSALYTVVSYFIPQLHDIPVFGLPLAQNWLWTLNPSPAYVGQGIIMGPATTLHMLLGAIIGWGVLSPLAKHKGWAPGPVSDWTNGSKGWIVWISLAIMLADSLVSLGWLLLRPLVTIGKAYYPMAKNTFQSHTWKELLTFNIALNQQYTQLDDGTSADPLTALKQQLAEGAEPDAPPEHLVSNRTTIIGLIASLVLCVIAVHVSFPGLIPFRLTLLSLVLALFLSIMGVRALGETDLNPVSGISKLTQLVFALVTPTTGPGAKNAVIINLVAGAISESAALQAGDLLQDLKCGHLLGAAPNAQFWGQMIGSAVGAVLSAVVYKLYTHVYTIPGGLFEVPTGYVWVFTARLVTGTGLPPMVKEWASGAAVIFAVGTMIRVWGNNRKQRGLSGWWIDFVPGGIAVAVGMYNTPSFTLARTMGGLLSLWWRRWKGRSETPIIVLASGLILGEGLFSIVNLLLASLDVPHL; encoded by the exons ATGGCGCCAGACCGAGGATCCGCATCGCTGGAAAATGAAAGAGTTGGACGTGATGGTGAGGCGCTGGAGGACGACGCGCTTAGCCGCAGTAGGACGGAAGCACGCGCATATCTAGCGGATCAGGCGTCGCAACCGCAGAACTTTACGCTGAGAGGTGTTTTGGTCGGCTTGGTTATTGGTGTGGTCATTTGTTTCTCCAATATGTACTTTGGGTTGCAGACGGGTTGGGTTTCGGGTATGGCTATGCCTTCTGCGCTTATTGGGTTCGCGTATTTCAAGGTTGTTGCAAAGACACTCAAGTTGCCGTTTACTCCTGTGGAAAATGTGCTTATTCAGTCTGTTGCTGGGTCCGTTGGTACGATGCCACTTGGATGCGGATTCGTGGGCGTTATTCCTGCGTTAAACTACCTTTTGAAGCCGGAAGAGAATGGACCACTGGATATCAGTCTTTGGAAATTGATCGTATGGTCTGTGGGGATCTGCTTCTTCGGAGTCGTATTTGCGGTACCGCTGCGGAAAGAGATGATTATTCGGGAGAAGCTGAAGTTTCCGAGTGGAACTGCAACTGCGCTTTTGATCAAGGTGCTTCATGGGGATGAGAAGTCAAAGACAATGATAGCTCGCGAGAGACGCAAGGCCGGAGACGAGTATTCGGATGATGAAGAGGAGGTACAAGGGTTGTTGCAGGGGTCAAGTGCACAGCGGGAGGAGCATGACTTGAGGCCATCACTCGACCACGGTGTGAAAGAACCGGCTCAGGAGCTTGAAGATGACGGAGACTGGAGGTCAAAGATTAGATTACTATTGATTTCCTTTGGTGGATCCGCCCTATACACCGTTGTCTCGTACTTTATCCCGCAACTACACGATATTCCCGTCTTCGGCCTCCCGTTGGCGCAAAACTGGCTCTGGACTCTCAACCCTTCCCCAGCATATGTAGGCCAGGGAATAATCATGGGGCCAGCCACAACTCTACACATGCTCCTAGGCGCCATTATCGGCTGGGGCGTCCTATCACCACTCGCCAAACACAAAGGCTGGGCTCCAGGCCCGGTATCAGATTGGACTAATGGTTCAAAAGGCTGGATAGTGTGGATCTCGCTCGCCATAATGCTGGCAGACTCCCTCGTCAGCTTAGGATGGTTGCTTCTGCGTCCGCTCGTTACCATCGGAAAGGCCTACTACCCCATGGCAAAGAACACGTTCCAATCGCATACCTGGAAAGAGCTCCTCACATTCAATATCGCGCTAAATCAGCAATACACGCAGCTCGATGATGGAACCTCAGCGGACCCATTGACGGCTCTCAAGCAACAGCTTGCAGAAGGCGCAGAACCAGATGCGCCACCTGAACATCTGGTCTCGAACCGCACCACCATTATCGGCCTCATCGCATCTCTGGTTCTCTGTGTCATTGCTGTCCATGTCTCCTTTCCTGGTCTCATACCTTTCCGCCTCACCTTGCTATCCCTCGTCCTCGCACTGTTTCTGTCAATCATGGGAGTGCGCGCCCTAGGCGAAACAGATCTCAACCCTGTTTCTGGCATCTCGAAGCTCACGCAACTCGTCTTCGCACTTGTCACACCAACAACAGGACCTGGCGCAAAGAATGCAGTCATCATCAATCTGGTGGCTGGTGCTATATCAGAGTCAGCAGCACTGCAGGCAGGCGATCTATTACAGGATCTGAAGTGCGGACACTTGCTTGGTGCAGCACCAAATGCGCAATTTTGGGGTCAGATGATCGGATCTGCAGTTGGTGCTGTACTTTCCGCTGTTGTTTACAAACTTTACACGCATGTATACACTATTCCAGGCGGGCTATTCGAAGTGCCGACTGGCTATGTCTGGGTGTTTACTGCGCGATTGGTCACAGGCACCGGTTTGCCGCCCATGGTCAAGGAATGGGCAAGTGGAGCGGCCGTCATCTTTGCCGTTGGCACGATGATCCGGGTCTGGGGGAACAACAGGAAGCAGAGGGGTCTGAGTGGGTGGTGGATCGACTTTGTTCCCGGTGGGATCGCCGTTGCTGTCG GCATGTACAACACGCCGTCCTTCACTCTAGCACGCACCATGGGCGGCTTGCTCAGCCTGTGGTGGCGTCGCTGGAAGGGTAGAAGCGAGACACCCATCATCGTGCTTGCGAGCGGTCTGATCCTCGGCGAAGGTTTGTTTAGCATTGTCAATCTTTTGTTAGCCAGTCTGGATGTACCGCACCTATAA
- a CDS encoding Ubiquitin-protein ligase — protein MGSLSSLSSKLFGKSSSSKPLTDYVPGTLDYSTLPMLQMPAWATSAATRRLMKDFKDLIQIQNKEPLHELGWHIDEDRVENIYQWIVELHSFEASLPLAQDMKKHGVKSIVLELRFGKDYPMSPPFVRVIRPRFLGFAQGGGGHVTAGGAMCMELLTNDGWSAVSSIESVLLQVRMAISSRDPKPARLQSGSMANYGVGEAVDAYMRACAIHGWTVPAGFREMAYGGAESASGVQGPV, from the coding sequence ATGGGTTCCCTATCGTCATTGTCGTCCAAGCTCTTTGGAAAATCCTCGTCCTCAAAGCCGCTTACCGATTATGTCCCCGGTACCCTAGACTATAGTACCCTACCCATGCTACAGATGCCTGCATGGGCTACCTCGGCTGCTACCAGACGTTTGATGAAGGACTTCAAAGATCTCATCCAGATCCAGAACAAAGAACCACTTCATGAATTGGGCTGGCACATTGATGAAGACAGGGTTGAGAACATTTACCAGTGGATCGTGGAACTCCATTCTTTCGAAGCTAGTCTCCCCCTTGCACAAGACATGAAGAAGCACGGCGTCAAGAGCATCGTACTGGAACTGCGCTTCGGTAAGGATTATCCTATGAGCCCGCCGTTTGTTCGCGTTATCCGGCCTCGTTTCCTCGGATTTGCCCAGGGTGGAGGTGGTCACGTCACTGCCGGTGGTGCCATGTGCATGGAACTCTTGACGAATGATGGCTGGAGTGCTGTATCTTCGATCGAGTCGGTTCTTCTGCAGGTCCGCATGGCTATTTCTAGTCGCGATCCAAAGCCCGCGCGCCTGCAGTCAGGGTCCATGGCAAACTACGGCGTTGGTGAAGCGGTGGACGCGTACATGCGTGCTTGTGCAATACACGGGTGGACTGTACCCGCCGGCTTTAGAGAGATGGCATATGGAGGAGCGGAGAGCGCAAGTGGCGTTCAGGGCCCTGTCTAA
- a CDS encoding BIR domain containing protein, whose protein sequence is MDAALASYHARLATFEGAATTGKGRRTSSRSKKAGTKSKAAWPLHAPSAQDLAYAGFVWKPTSASPDNVQCFSCECQLDGWEEEDIPAFEHLTHSPSCGFAAIACIRLRTGDPGRTEDDPTSDSMVAARRSTFADMWPLDPSAGYPTVDQMVAAGWFYDPSTDTPDGVTCPYCALALDAWDIGDDPMQEHRRRSPECLFFTLSNIYNKPVPVPKKGKRASTKKRASARSSTASTASRKGTRGRKRTSDAMEETTMEYSSVTQSEMMQSEITQPETTQPPPKRLRSSSIESFPSDLPVGTPKKTPTGLRETRASSMDMSSLPADLPVGTPKRTPPMMSEADEPRETLAWKPADIDALFSSHEETHGFMNDILIDSGLDNIEVAGLTPERLYELVSAGLTDHEKGMTIEQWVLYNAKRGEEKLRMACEQQILAFEAEGRRAMAVLEGIPTL, encoded by the coding sequence ATGGACGCCGCGCTGGCCTCGTACCACGCGCGTCTCGCGACTTTTGAGGGAGCAGCCACGACTGGCAAGGGCAGACGAACCAGCAGCAGATCAAAAAAGGCAGGCACAAAGTCAAAAGCTGCTTGGCCATTACATGCGCCCTCGGCCCAGGACCTGGCCTACGCCGGGTTTGTGTGGAAGCCAACAAGCGCCAGTCCAGACAATGTCCAATGCTTCAGCTGCGAATGCCAGCTCGATGGCTGGGAGGAGGAGGACATACCTGCATTCGAGCATCTTACGCATTCACCAAGCTGTGGCTTTGCTGCTATCGCTTGCATTCGTCTGCGCACAGGCGACCCAGGCAGGACGGAAGATGACCCTACATCAGACTCAATGGTGGCTGCGCGCCGGTCAACATTCGCCGACATGTGGCCTCTCGACCCTTCTGCCGGCTACCCTACCGTAGACCAGATGGTGGCTGCGGGATGGTTTTACGATCCCTCAACAGACACACCCGACGGGGTGACCTGCCCCTATTGCGCCTTGGCTCTGGATGCATGGGATATTGGCGACGACCCTATGCAAGAGCACCGTCGCCGCTCACCCGAATGTCTCTTCTTCACCCTATCTAACATCTACAACAAGCCAGTGCCAGTACCAAAGAAGGGAAAGCGGGCATCCACAAAGAAGCGTGCATCAGCACGTTCTTCAACCGCGTCGACCGCGAGTAGGAAGGGCACCCGTGGCAGAAAACGAACAAGCGATGCTATGGAAGAGACTACCATGGAGTACTCCTCAGTCACTCAATCTGAGATGATGCAGTCTGAGATTACACAGCCAGAAACCACTCAGCCACCACCCAAACGACTTCGATCTTCCAGTATTGAAAGCTTTCCCAGTGACCTTCCCGTCGGGACACCTAAGAAGACGCCGACAGGATTGCGGGAAACTCGTGCATCGAGCATGGACATGTCAAGTCTACCTGCAGATCTACCAGTTGGAACACCTAAGAGGACGCCACCTATGATGAGCGAAGCAGACGAGCCTCGCGAGACTCTGGCCTGGAAGCCAGCAGACATTGATGCCCTCTTCTCTTCTCACGAGGAAACTCATGGCTTTATGAACGACATCCTCATCGACTCCGGCCTGGACAACATCGAGGTCGCCGGTCTAACACCTGAACGCCTTTATGAACTAGTCTCGGCAGGTCTTACGGATCACGAGAAGGGAATGACTATCGAGCAGTGGGTCCTATATAACGCAAAGAGGGGCGAAGAGAAGCTCCGGATGGCCTGTGAACAGCAAATCCTTGCGTTCGAGGCAGAAGGACGACGAGCCATGGCCGTCTTGGAAGGGATCCCCACGCTTTGA
- a CDS encoding mitochondrial import protein mmp37, translated as MYRRQSAFRIAWCRRPLVQSNRRFISSEKTQPIDSPHEFQSLPPDWEDEAPSLDDFTQLPKDFGKNQLIQTNEEFKRALRAILRKFPPVTYAFAYGSGVFPQSAATASRTTQSPHPNPPEAILKWQKGGGKMIDFILTPRFSQHFHSLNLRNHRDHYSFLGSLGSGVVSHVQDKYGAGAYFNPYVVVNGTLIKYAVVNYETLLRDLTEWDTLYFAGRLHKPVKILHEEPNLRVANQRNLLSAVRCALLLLPETFTEKELYSTITGLSYQGDPRMQYGSENPRKIDNIVTHQIKNFRYLYHDLIVSLPNIRYADDSALHSPGWMEDQGLNQKMSQDTDPERRANMVRRLPKKFREKVYFQYRGKFGISGRDYQEMLEANKDETASGIMKKQITSDFDRRIAKEDDIPQMVTKAINQTVKWPSTVQTLKGPFTAGWTKTWRYLQEKREKGRMK; from the coding sequence ATGTATCGACGACAGTCAGCATTCCGGATAGCTTGGTGTCGGAGACCTCTTGTACAGTCCAATCGCCGCTTCATATCTTCTGAGAAGACACAACCCATCGATTCGCCTCATGAGTTCCAATCGCTGCCGCCGGACTGGGAAGATGAAGCTCCATCACTCGACGACTTTACGCAATTGCCCAAAGACTTTGGGAAGAATCAGCTGATACAAACGAATGAAGAGTTCAAACGAGCATTAAGAGCAATTCTTCGGAAATTCCCGCCAGTCACGTACGCCTTCGCCTATGGCTCTGGTGTCTTCCCTCAATCGGCTGCGACAGCTTCGCGCACGACGCAATCACCTCATCCGAACCCTCCCGAGGCAATACTGAAATGGCAAAAGGGCGGGGGCAAGATGATTGACTTCATCCTGACCCCCCGCTTCTCTCAACACTTCCACTCGCTTAATTTGCGCAATCACAGAGACCACTATTCGTTCCTTGGGTCGCTCGGCTCAGGGGTCGTTAGCCATGTGCAGGATAAGTATGGCGCAGGCGCTTACTTCAATCCGTATGTCGTAGTGAACGGAACATTGATCAAGTATGCTGTTGTCAACTACGAAACCCTACTACGCGATCTCACCGAATGGGATACCCTATATTTCGCCGGCCGCTTGCACAAGCCTGTCAAGATCCTCCACGAAGAGCCCAACCTCCGCGTCGCGAACCAACGTAATCTCCTATCTGCCGTACGATGCGCGCTCCTATTACTCCCCGAAACCTTTACCGAGAAGGAACTGTACTCGACAATTACAGGCTTGAGTTACCAGGGTGATCCGCGCATGCAGTATGGCAGCGAGAATCCTAGGAAGATCGATAACATCGTTACACATCAAATAAAGAACTTTCGATACCTATACCACGATCTCATAGTGTCCCTACCCAACATACGATACGCCGATGACTCTGCGCTCCATAGCCCCGGCTGGATGGAGGATCAGGGTCTAAATCAGAAGATGTCACAAGATACGGATCCCGAGCGACGCGCCAACATGGTCAGGCGATTGCCCAAGAAGTTCCGCGAGAAAGTGTACTTTCAATACCGCGGCAAGTTTGGCATCTCAGGTCGAGACTACCAAGAAATGCTGGAGGCGAACAAGGACGAGACCGCTAGCGGTATAATGAAGAAGCAGATTACTAGTGACTTCGATAGGCGGATAGCAAAGGAAGATGATATCCCGCAAATGGTCACGAAAGCGATCAATCAAACGGTGAAATGGCCTTCAACTGTACAAACGTTGAAGGGACCTTTCACCGCTGGGTGGACAAAGACGTGGAGGTATTTGCAGGAGAAGAGGGAAAAGGGGAGGATGAAGTGA
- a CDS encoding GPI8, Glycosylphosphatidylinositol transamidase (GPIT), subunit GPI8 produces the protein MKFSKALLPLLATPFVASEHTSNWAVLVSTSRFWFNYRHLANVLSLYRTVKRLGIPDSQIILMLPDDMACNPRNAFPGTVYNNADRALDLYGDNIEVDYRGYEVTVENFIRLMTDRVGEDMPRSKRLMTDERSNILVYMTGHGGNEFLKFQDAEEISAFDLADAFGQMWEKKRYHEILFMIDTCQANTMYSKFYSPNILATGSSEIDQSSYSHHADNDVGVAVIDRYTYYNLEFLENQVKDPTSKLTMGDLFDSYDEEKIHSRPGIRYDLFRGGEQEARNRRVMDFFGNVQNVEVEGRNETAWMQEAEGVVKVARSHDQSVENVSTEKSAQRSVRREGAWKVGEEQGWTKQAYGAAALAGCAGIWLAGSWIESM, from the exons ATGAAGTTCTCAAAAGCCCTCCTGCCGCTACTGGCGACGCCCTTCGTCGCCAGCGAACATACCTCCAACTGGGCTGTTCTCGTGTCTACATCCCGCTTCTGGTTCAACTACCGTCACCTTGCCAATGTCCTGTCTCTCTACCGTACCGTAAAGCGCCTTGGAATCCCTGACTCGCAAATCATCCTCATGCTCCCCGATGACATGGCTTGCAACCCGCGCAACGCCTTCCCCGGCACTGTATACAACAACGCGGATCGCGCACTCGACTTATACGGCGACAATATTGAAGTCGACTACAGAGGCTACGAAGTCACAGTGGAAAACTTCATCAGGTTGATGACAGACAGAGTGGGCGAGGACATGCCACGAAGCAAGCGGTTAATGACGGACGAGAGGAGTAACATCCTAGTCTACATGACCGGCCACGGCGGCAACGAGTTCTTGAAATTCCAAGACGCCGAGGAAATCAGCGCATTCGATCTTGCAGATGCATTTGGTCAGATGTGGGAGAAGAAACG ATACCACGAAATCCTCTTCATGATAGATACCTGCCAAGCAAACACCATGTACTCGAAATTCTACTCTCCCAACATTCTCGCAACAGGTTCCTCAGAAATCGACCAGTCGTCCTACTCCCACCACGCCGACAACGACGTCGGTGTCGCCGTCATCGACCGCTACACATACTACAACCTCGAATTCCTGGAGAACCAGGTCAAGGACCCGACTAGTAAACTCACAATGGGCGATTTGTTCGACAGCTACGACGAGGAGAAGATTCATAGCCGTCCTGGAATCAGGTACGATTTGTTTAGGGGCGGCGAACAGGAGGCGAGGAATAGGAGGGTCATGGATTTCTTTGGCAATGTGCAAAATGTTGAGGTGGAGGGTCGGAATGAGACGGCGTGGATGCAAGAGGCGGAGGGTGTTGTCAAGGTGGCTAGGTCTCATGATCAGAGCGTTGAGAATGTGAGCACAGAGAAGTCTGCACAGCGTAGCGTACGGAGAGAAGGTGCTTGGAAGGTTGGCGAGGAGCAAGGCTGGACAAAGCAAGCATATGGTGCTGCTGCATTGGCTGGCTGTGCGGGAATATGGCTTGCTGGCAGCTGGATAGAATCTATGTAG
- a CDS encoding putative duf1014 domain-containing protein translates to MAKKGGAGGGETSKKAQGQARKADAAASKQAAKNQQVEKAEAEEWNKGAKSNAKAEAAAEKAAEAARKKAEKEALLREEEASLPSKPKGKAPKAEKKSRGIDSALGSFDSKPGALNATGIDNALDALDITGNSQDKVDRHPERRFKAAYAAFEERRLEEMKDDKGLRRQQKVDQIRKEFEKHPENPFNQVNANYNMSKEEIAALREAEKEKKEKRLVGVN, encoded by the exons ATGGCAAAGAAGGGTGGCGCTGGTGGCGGCGAGACGTCGAAGAAGGCGCAAGGTCAAGCGCGCAAAGCCGACGCCGCTGCATCCAAGCAGGCGGCAAAGAATCAACAAGTAGAAAAGGCAGAGGCAGAGGAGTGGAACAAGGGTGCCAAGTCAAATGCAAAGGC CGAGGCAGCAGCGGAAAAGGCCGCAGAGGCAGCCCGTAAGAAGGCCGAGAAGGAGGCACTTCTCCGCGAAGAAGAAGCATCCTTACCCTCAAAGCCCAAAGGCAAGGCACCCAAAGCCGAGAAGAAGTCCCGCGGAATCGACTCGGCACTTGGATCCTTTGACTCCAAGCCCGGCGCCCTCAACGCCACTGGTATCGACAACGCGCTCGATGCTCTAGATATTACGGGCAACAGTCAGGACAAGGTCGACCGACATCCTGAGAGGAGGTTCAAGGCCGCCTACGCGGCATTCGAAGAGCGGAGACTGGAGGAGATGAAGGACGACAAGGGCCTGCGACGGCAGCAGAAGGTTGACCAGATCCGCAAGGAGTTTGAAAAGCATCCGGAGAACCCGTTCAATCAGGTCAACGCAAACTACAACATGTCCAAGGAGGAGATTGCAGCGCTGCGAGAGGcggagaaggagaagaaggaaaagaGGCTTGTTGGTGTCAACTGA